The Leifsonia williamsii genome includes a region encoding these proteins:
- a CDS encoding glutaredoxin family protein, which yields MTSPAITMYGADWCRDCIRSKALLDRLGAEYEYIDLVQRPEEADRARAISGRTNIPVIVLPDGSHLVEPTDPELEAALSR from the coding sequence ATGACCTCCCCCGCCATCACCATGTACGGCGCCGACTGGTGCCGCGACTGCATCCGCTCCAAGGCCCTCCTCGACCGGCTCGGCGCCGAGTACGAGTACATCGACCTCGTGCAGCGTCCGGAGGAGGCCGACCGTGCCCGCGCGATCAGCGGCCGCACCAACATCCCCGTGATCGTGCTCCCCGACGGCAGCCACCTGGTCGAGCCGACGGACCCGGAGCTGGAGGCGGCGCTGAGCCGCTGA
- the murQ gene encoding N-acetylmuramic acid 6-phosphate etherase produces MSERQTTSDQQTIAALRDELGGLATEAVSERTRDLDMLSVEQLVAAMTAADAEVPAAVERESAAIVVAATGIAERLARGGRLLYFGAGTAGRLGVLDASEIPPTFGAPPELVVGVIAGGDTALRSAVEDAEDDEEAGRGAVRDLQVGPDDAVVGISASGRTPYVLGVVAEARAAGAFTVGLACNAASPLAAAAEAGIEVVVGPEVLTGSTRLKAGTAQKMVLNMLSTIAMVRLGKVYGNLMVDLRATNAKLRARSERTVMLATGADPGTAAAALDAAGGRMKAAILMSETTLDVDAAVALLAAHGGRLREAVAAAHAGEAMTQAGAVRAG; encoded by the coding sequence GTGAGCGAGCGACAGACCACGAGTGACCAGCAGACCATCGCCGCGCTGCGGGATGAGCTGGGCGGCCTCGCCACGGAGGCGGTGAGCGAGCGCACGCGCGACCTCGACATGCTGTCGGTCGAGCAGCTGGTCGCCGCCATGACCGCGGCCGACGCCGAGGTCCCGGCCGCGGTCGAGCGCGAGAGCGCGGCGATCGTCGTCGCCGCGACCGGCATCGCGGAGCGCCTGGCCCGCGGCGGCCGGCTGCTGTACTTCGGAGCCGGAACCGCCGGGAGGCTCGGCGTGCTCGACGCGAGCGAGATCCCGCCGACCTTCGGCGCCCCTCCCGAGCTGGTCGTCGGCGTCATCGCGGGCGGCGACACCGCGCTGCGGAGCGCCGTCGAGGACGCCGAGGACGACGAGGAGGCAGGGCGCGGCGCAGTGCGCGACCTTCAGGTCGGGCCCGATGACGCGGTCGTCGGCATCTCGGCATCCGGCCGCACCCCGTACGTGCTCGGCGTCGTCGCCGAGGCCCGCGCGGCCGGTGCGTTCACCGTCGGCCTCGCCTGCAACGCCGCGTCGCCGCTCGCCGCGGCCGCCGAGGCGGGCATCGAGGTGGTGGTCGGCCCGGAGGTGCTCACCGGCTCCACCCGGCTGAAGGCGGGGACCGCGCAGAAGATGGTGCTCAACATGCTCAGCACCATCGCGATGGTGCGGCTCGGCAAGGTCTACGGCAACCTGATGGTCGACCTCCGTGCGACGAACGCGAAGCTGCGGGCCCGCTCCGAGCGCACCGTTATGCTGGCGACGGGTGCCGACCCCGGGACGGCCGCGGCGGCCCTCGATGCGGCAGGCGGACGGATGAAGGCGGCGATCCTGATGAGCGAGACCACCCTCGACGTCGACGCGGCGGTGGCGTTGCTCGCCGCCCACGGCGGACGCCTGCGCGAGGCCGTTGCCGCGGCGCACGCGGGAGAGGCGATGACGCAGGCGGGAGCGGTCCGTGCGGGCTGA
- a CDS encoding aldo/keto reductase — MKTRRIGDVEVSAIGLGGMPMSIEGRPDRERSLRTIHAALDAGATFIDTADAYHLHADETGHNEELIAEALRTWGGDASTVLVATKGGHLRPGDGSWTVHGRPDYLKEAAKASLRRLGGDAIGLFQFHRPDPDVPYAESVGALRDLLDEGVIRMAGISNADQDQIREAQEVLGGRLVSVQNQFSPAFRSSEPELRLTEELGIAFLPWSPLGGITNAAELGDRFEPFADIASARGISPQVVALAWHLAQAPNVIPIPGSSRPETIRDSLTAVDVELTPEELERLNAA, encoded by the coding sequence ATGAAGACGCGCAGGATCGGAGACGTCGAGGTCAGCGCCATCGGCCTGGGCGGCATGCCCATGTCCATCGAGGGCCGCCCGGACCGCGAGCGCTCGCTGCGGACCATCCACGCCGCCCTCGACGCGGGCGCCACCTTCATCGACACCGCCGACGCCTACCATCTGCACGCGGACGAGACCGGCCACAACGAGGAGCTCATCGCGGAGGCGCTGCGCACCTGGGGCGGCGACGCCTCCACCGTGCTGGTCGCCACCAAAGGCGGGCACCTGCGGCCGGGCGACGGCAGCTGGACGGTGCACGGGCGGCCGGACTACCTCAAGGAAGCGGCGAAGGCTTCGCTGCGCCGGCTCGGGGGCGACGCGATCGGGCTGTTCCAATTCCACCGTCCCGACCCGGACGTGCCGTACGCGGAGTCCGTCGGCGCGCTGCGCGACCTGCTCGACGAGGGCGTGATCCGCATGGCGGGCATCTCGAACGCGGACCAGGACCAGATCCGGGAGGCGCAGGAGGTGCTCGGCGGGCGGCTCGTGTCGGTGCAGAACCAGTTCTCGCCGGCCTTCCGGTCGAGCGAGCCGGAGCTTCGGCTCACGGAGGAGCTGGGCATCGCGTTCCTGCCGTGGAGCCCGCTCGGTGGCATCACGAACGCGGCCGAGCTGGGTGACCGGTTCGAGCCGTTCGCCGACATCGCGTCGGCGCGCGGCATCAGCCCGCAGGTCGTCGCGCTGGCCTGGCACCTGGCGCAGGCGCCGAACGTCATCCCGATCCCGGGGTCGTCGCGACCGGAGACCATCCGTGACTCCCTCACGGCGGTGGATGTCGAGCTGACCCCCGAGGAGCTGGAGCGCCTGAACGCGGCCTGA
- a CDS encoding TetR/AcrR family transcriptional regulator gives MGRWQPDAQGRLSVAALELYAERGYDRTSVADIAARAGVTERTFFRHFSDKREVLFDRTNAMGAAAVAAIADSAPGLSPLQRAEAGMAAAGAFLEERRPWARARAQVIAATPSLQERELLKLSTLADDCATAMREKGVPEPAATLAAEAGVAAFKMAFAGWIADDDPQTIAQRVHAHLRDLRELAVG, from the coding sequence ATGGGACGCTGGCAGCCGGACGCACAGGGGCGCCTCTCCGTCGCCGCGCTGGAGCTGTACGCCGAGCGCGGCTACGACCGCACCTCCGTCGCCGACATCGCCGCGCGTGCGGGCGTGACCGAGCGCACGTTCTTCCGCCACTTCTCCGACAAGCGCGAGGTGCTGTTCGACCGCACGAACGCGATGGGCGCGGCGGCCGTCGCGGCCATCGCGGACTCGGCGCCGGGGCTCTCGCCGTTGCAGCGCGCGGAGGCGGGCATGGCTGCGGCCGGCGCCTTCCTGGAGGAGCGGAGGCCGTGGGCGCGGGCGCGCGCGCAGGTCATCGCGGCGACCCCCAGCCTCCAGGAGCGCGAACTGCTCAAGCTGTCGACGCTCGCCGACGACTGCGCGACGGCGATGCGCGAGAAGGGCGTGCCGGAGCCCGCGGCCACCCTGGCGGCGGAGGCCGGGGTGGCGGCGTTCAAGATGGCGTTCGCCGGCTGGATCGCCGACGACGACCCGCAGACGATCGCGCAGCGCGTCCATGCGCACCTGCGCGATCTGCGGGAGCTGGCGGTGGGCTGA
- a CDS encoding rhamnulokinase — MSVAGRAGAVAAVDLGATSGRVMHARVGANTLELTEAARFLNTPVRVWEGDRAALHWSVTGLYSSVLEGLAAVARAEPELASIGVDSWAVDYGLLGRGRLRGEPYHYRDDRTAHGVELVHATVAPEELYREGGLQFLPFNSLYQLAVDRETGALEGADRFLLIPDLLTYWLTGREHAERTNASTTGLLAADGSWNDALIERLRLPRDLFAPLVDAGTAVGPLLPSLAADLPFAGAGPTVTAVGSHDTASAVVAVPMQAERAAYISCGTWGLVGVELERRVLTDESRAANFTNEGGVDGRVRYLHNVMGLWLLSESVREWQRRGLHVTLESLLGEAAALPRPTDLFDADDPRFLAPGDLPGRIADWYAERGLRAPASPAGIVRAIIESLADAFARAVRTASSLSGVTVDTVHIVGGGARNALLCQATADRLGVPVLAGPVEATAIGNALVQGRAAGLISGDLETLRGLVGRVFAPVRYEPARVGV; from the coding sequence ATGAGCGTGGCGGGGCGCGCGGGCGCCGTCGCGGCGGTCGACCTGGGCGCGACGAGCGGCCGGGTCATGCACGCCCGCGTCGGCGCGAACACGCTCGAGCTGACCGAGGCGGCCCGCTTCCTCAACACGCCCGTGCGGGTGTGGGAGGGGGACCGCGCGGCCCTGCATTGGAGCGTGACCGGCCTGTATTCCAGCGTGCTGGAGGGCCTGGCCGCGGTCGCGCGGGCGGAGCCCGAGCTGGCGAGCATCGGCGTGGACTCGTGGGCGGTCGACTACGGCCTGCTGGGCCGTGGTCGGCTCCGCGGTGAGCCGTACCACTACCGCGACGACCGCACGGCGCACGGCGTGGAGCTGGTGCACGCGACGGTCGCGCCGGAGGAGCTGTACCGCGAGGGCGGCCTCCAGTTCCTCCCGTTCAACTCGCTGTACCAGCTCGCCGTCGACCGCGAGACCGGGGCGCTGGAGGGTGCCGACCGCTTCCTCCTCATCCCCGACCTGCTCACGTACTGGCTGACCGGGCGGGAGCACGCCGAGCGCACCAACGCCTCCACGACCGGGCTGCTCGCCGCGGACGGCTCGTGGAACGATGCTCTGATCGAGCGGCTGCGCCTTCCGCGCGACCTGTTCGCGCCGCTGGTGGACGCGGGCACGGCCGTCGGGCCGCTGCTCCCGTCGCTCGCCGCGGACCTGCCGTTCGCGGGCGCCGGCCCGACGGTCACGGCCGTCGGATCGCACGACACCGCCTCCGCGGTCGTCGCCGTGCCGATGCAGGCCGAGCGCGCCGCGTACATCTCCTGCGGCACCTGGGGCCTGGTCGGCGTGGAGCTGGAGCGGCGCGTGCTGACCGACGAGAGCCGCGCCGCCAACTTCACCAACGAGGGCGGCGTCGACGGCCGTGTGCGCTACCTGCACAACGTGATGGGCCTCTGGCTGCTGAGCGAATCGGTGCGCGAGTGGCAGCGCCGCGGCCTCCACGTGACCCTGGAGTCGCTGCTCGGCGAGGCCGCGGCCCTCCCCCGCCCGACGGACCTCTTCGACGCCGACGACCCGCGCTTCCTCGCCCCCGGCGACCTCCCGGGCCGGATCGCCGACTGGTACGCCGAGCGCGGCCTCCGCGCGCCGGCGAGCCCGGCGGGTATCGTGCGCGCGATCATCGAGAGCCTGGCCGACGCCTTCGCGCGCGCGGTGCGCACGGCCTCCTCGCTGTCGGGCGTGACGGTCGACACGGTGCACATCGTCGGCGGAGGCGCGCGCAACGCTCTGCTCTGCCAGGCCACCGCCGACCGCCTCGGCGTGCCGGTGCTGGCGGGACCGGTGGAGGCGACCGCGATCGGCAACGCGCTGGTGCAGGGGCGTGCCGCTGGGCTGATCAGCGGCGACCTGGAGACGCTGCGCGGGCTCGTGGGGCGGGTGTTCGCGCCGGTGCGGTACGAGCCAGCGCGGGTCGGGGTCTAG
- a CDS encoding nucleoside/nucleotide kinase family protein: MTSASPSSLPFDALAQRALGLVPAPGSRALLGVAGSPGSGKTTLARAIAAAVNERAGEAVAAYLPMDGFHLANATLDALGRHERKGAIDTFDGWGFVALLRRILDERDNPVYAPAFERTVDEPVAGSIQVAPEVRLVVVEGNYLLAPQSPWDRIPALLAESWFVATPEEERVRRLVDRHTRHGRTPEAALAWACDVDGVNGRLIEATSGRATLIIDGTLPTGLTAGRS; the protein is encoded by the coding sequence GTGACCTCCGCCTCCCCCTCCTCCCTCCCCTTCGACGCGCTGGCCCAGCGCGCTCTCGGCCTCGTGCCCGCGCCCGGCTCGCGCGCGCTGCTCGGCGTCGCCGGCAGTCCCGGGTCTGGCAAGACCACCCTCGCGCGCGCCATCGCCGCCGCCGTCAACGAACGAGCCGGGGAGGCGGTCGCGGCGTACCTGCCGATGGACGGCTTCCACCTCGCCAACGCCACCCTCGACGCGCTTGGGCGGCACGAGCGCAAGGGAGCGATCGACACCTTCGACGGCTGGGGGTTCGTCGCGCTGCTGCGGCGCATCCTGGACGAGCGCGACAACCCGGTGTACGCGCCCGCCTTCGAGCGGACGGTCGACGAGCCGGTCGCCGGGTCGATCCAAGTCGCGCCGGAGGTGCGGCTCGTGGTCGTGGAGGGCAACTACCTGCTCGCGCCGCAGTCGCCCTGGGACCGCATCCCCGCCCTCCTCGCCGAGAGCTGGTTCGTGGCGACGCCCGAGGAGGAGCGCGTGCGCCGCCTGGTCGACCGGCACACCCGGCACGGCCGCACGCCCGAGGCGGCCCTGGCCTGGGCCTGCGACGTCGACGGCGTCAACGGACGGCTGATCGAGGCGACGAGCGGCCGGGCCACGCTGATCATCGACGGCACGTTGCCCACAGGACTCACAGCCGGCCGCTCGTAG
- a CDS encoding SDR family oxidoreductase: MRIFVTGASGWIGSAAVPELLAAGHEVAGLARSDTSADALLAAGARVHRGSLDDLDSLRSGAEEADGVLHLAFKHDFDAYASSGLAERAAVETMLGALEGTDKPFLFASGLALLAAGRIATERDASPFSGPESPRGGAEQLALSAADRGVRPVALRFAPTVHGAGDHGFTAVLADIARRTGVAGYVGDGSNRWPAVHRSDAGRLIALAMDEALAGAPALPVVHAVAEEGLPTRAIAAALGEALGVPTASIPAEEAADHFGWLGAFFSADIPASSALTRERLGWTPSGPTLFEDIAAGAYSAAPVSR, encoded by the coding sequence ATGCGCATCTTCGTCACCGGAGCCTCCGGCTGGATCGGCTCGGCCGCCGTCCCGGAGCTCCTCGCCGCCGGCCACGAGGTGGCCGGCCTCGCCCGCTCCGACACCTCCGCCGACGCCCTCCTCGCCGCAGGCGCCCGCGTCCACCGAGGCAGCCTGGACGACCTCGACAGCCTCCGCTCGGGAGCGGAGGAGGCGGACGGCGTCCTCCACCTCGCCTTCAAGCACGACTTCGACGCCTACGCGTCGTCGGGCCTCGCCGAGCGCGCCGCCGTCGAGACGATGCTGGGCGCGCTGGAGGGCACCGACAAGCCATTCCTCTTCGCCTCCGGCCTCGCCCTGCTCGCCGCAGGCAGGATCGCGACCGAGCGCGACGCCTCGCCGTTCTCGGGACCGGAATCGCCCCGCGGTGGAGCCGAGCAGCTCGCGCTCTCGGCGGCCGACCGCGGCGTGCGCCCCGTCGCGCTGCGCTTCGCCCCGACCGTGCACGGCGCGGGCGACCACGGCTTCACCGCCGTCCTCGCGGACATCGCGCGACGCACCGGCGTTGCGGGCTACGTCGGAGACGGGAGCAACCGTTGGCCGGCCGTGCACCGCTCCGACGCGGGCCGGCTGATCGCCCTCGCGATGGACGAGGCGCTCGCGGGCGCGCCGGCGCTCCCGGTTGTGCACGCCGTCGCCGAGGAGGGCCTCCCGACCCGCGCGATCGCCGCGGCGCTCGGTGAAGCGCTCGGGGTACCCACCGCCTCCATCCCCGCCGAGGAGGCAGCCGACCACTTCGGCTGGCTCGGCGCGTTCTTCAGCGCCGACATCCCCGCCTCCAGCGCCCTCACCCGCGAGCGGCTGGGATGGACCCCGAGCGGCCCCACGCTGTTCGAGGACATCGCGGCGGGGGCGTACTCCGCCGCACCCGTGTCGCGGTAG
- a CDS encoding beta-N-acetylhexosaminidase has protein sequence MTAADLLLPRPAEVRDAAGEFVLRAGARLRADAGGAPVLAWLSARLRAASGLALDGSEPEAPGVELAVDPVLADEEYRLSVAPGGVRITGGATAGVAHGAQTLLQLLPPVVYRSAPVASTRWAAPACEVADRPAYRWRGALLDVARHFLPLREVLRFVDLLAAHRLNVLQLHLTDDQGWRFPVDRYPLLTEVGGWRRESQVGFGRDAPGDGRPHGGFYSKDDLRELVAYAAARGVTVVPEIEGPGHAQAAIAAYPALGVGDRRLEVGTRWGIIPNVVNLEESTVAFYCDVLDEVLDIFPSAYIGIGGDECVKDQWIADPRTQERLRELGAATPEEGQSWFVRRLDAHLASRGRRSYGWDEILEGGLAPGATVASWRGESGAVAAARAGHDVVLCPDSTLYLNYRQSDSPDEPIPLIVPITVRDVYKYDPVPAGLTEQERGHVLGAQGNLWTEYIDSPRTLDYFAFPRLCALAEALWTAGERDADAFAERLDRHLARLDALGVEYRPADGPRPWQTRPGIPGRPVTAEERAAEVAALTASLR, from the coding sequence ATGACGGCGGCCGACCTCCTGCTGCCGCGTCCCGCAGAGGTGCGCGACGCGGCCGGTGAGTTCGTCCTGCGCGCGGGCGCGCGCCTTCGCGCGGATGCCGGGGGAGCGCCGGTGCTGGCCTGGCTCTCGGCCCGCTTGCGCGCCGCGAGCGGCCTCGCGCTCGACGGCTCCGAACCGGAGGCTCCCGGCGTGGAGCTCGCCGTCGACCCGGTTCTCGCCGACGAGGAGTACCGCCTGTCGGTAGCGCCGGGCGGTGTCCGGATCACGGGAGGCGCGACCGCCGGCGTCGCGCACGGCGCGCAGACCCTCCTCCAGCTCCTGCCGCCCGTGGTGTACCGCAGCGCGCCCGTTGCCAGCACTCGCTGGGCGGCCCCGGCGTGCGAGGTGGCGGACCGGCCCGCGTACCGCTGGCGCGGCGCGCTGCTCGACGTGGCCCGGCACTTCCTGCCCCTGCGTGAGGTGCTGCGCTTCGTCGACCTGCTCGCCGCACACCGCCTCAACGTGCTGCAGCTGCACCTCACCGACGACCAGGGCTGGCGCTTCCCGGTGGACCGGTATCCGCTGCTGACCGAGGTGGGCGGCTGGCGCCGCGAGTCGCAGGTCGGCTTCGGGCGTGACGCTCCCGGCGACGGCCGCCCGCACGGCGGCTTCTACAGCAAGGACGACCTCCGCGAGCTCGTCGCCTACGCCGCTGCCCGCGGGGTCACCGTCGTGCCGGAGATCGAGGGCCCCGGCCACGCGCAGGCCGCGATCGCCGCCTATCCGGCCCTGGGCGTCGGCGACCGCAGGCTCGAGGTCGGTACCCGCTGGGGCATCATCCCGAACGTGGTGAACCTGGAGGAGTCGACGGTCGCCTTCTACTGCGACGTGCTCGACGAGGTGCTCGACATCTTCCCGTCCGCGTACATCGGCATCGGCGGCGACGAGTGCGTCAAGGACCAGTGGATCGCCGACCCGCGCACCCAGGAGCGGCTGCGCGAGCTGGGCGCGGCGACACCGGAGGAGGGCCAGAGCTGGTTCGTGCGCCGGCTCGACGCGCACCTCGCCTCCCGGGGACGCCGCTCGTACGGGTGGGACGAGATCCTGGAGGGCGGCCTCGCCCCCGGCGCGACGGTCGCCAGCTGGCGCGGCGAGAGCGGGGCGGTGGCGGCGGCGCGGGCCGGCCACGACGTGGTGCTCTGCCCCGACAGCACGCTCTACCTGAACTACCGGCAGTCCGACTCCCCGGACGAGCCGATCCCGCTGATCGTGCCGATCACCGTGCGCGACGTCTATAAGTACGACCCGGTGCCCGCGGGGCTGACAGAGCAGGAGCGGGGGCACGTGCTCGGCGCGCAGGGCAACCTGTGGACGGAGTACATCGACTCGCCGCGGACGCTGGACTACTTCGCCTTCCCTCGGCTGTGCGCGCTGGCCGAGGCGCTCTGGACGGCCGGCGAGCGCGACGCGGACGCGTTCGCCGAGCGGCTCGACCGGCACCTCGCGCGCCTCGACGCGCTCGGCGTCGAGTACCGCCCGGCGGACGGCCCCCGGCCGTGGCAGACCCGCCCGGGCATCCCGGGCCGGCCCGTCACAGCCGAGGAGCGCGCCGCCGAGGTCGCCGCGCTGACGGCGTCGCTGCGCTGA
- a CDS encoding aldo/keto reductase, with translation MEYTHLGRSGLKVSRLVLGTMNFGPQTSAEDSHAIMDAAHEAGINYFDTANAYGQHLGKGATESIIGDWFARGGGRRERTVLATKLYGDMGDWPNEGRLSALNIRRALDASLQRLKTDYIDIYQFHHIDRDTPWEEIWQAMEVAVAQGKILYAGSSNFAGWHIATAQAEARKRNFVGLVSEQSIYNLLTRQVELEVLPAAQANGVGVIAWSPLQGGLLGGVVRKQNEGKRRLEGRAAETLEKHRDAIEAYEDFAAELGHEPGDITLAWLLTRPGVTGPIIGPRTMEQLEGGLRALDVTLDDAALQRLDEIFPGHRTAPEDYAW, from the coding sequence ATGGAGTACACGCATCTCGGCCGTTCCGGCCTGAAGGTCTCGCGTCTCGTCCTCGGCACCATGAACTTCGGGCCGCAGACGAGCGCGGAGGATTCGCACGCGATCATGGACGCCGCCCACGAGGCGGGTATCAACTACTTCGACACCGCCAATGCTTACGGCCAGCACCTCGGCAAGGGTGCGACCGAGTCGATCATCGGCGACTGGTTCGCGAGGGGAGGCGGCCGCCGCGAGCGCACCGTGCTCGCGACCAAGCTGTACGGCGACATGGGCGACTGGCCCAACGAGGGGAGGCTGTCGGCGCTGAACATCCGCCGCGCGCTCGACGCCAGCCTCCAGCGGCTCAAGACCGACTACATCGACATCTACCAGTTCCACCACATCGACCGGGACACCCCCTGGGAGGAGATCTGGCAGGCGATGGAGGTCGCCGTCGCCCAGGGCAAGATCCTCTACGCCGGTTCGAGCAACTTCGCCGGCTGGCACATCGCGACGGCGCAGGCGGAGGCGCGTAAGCGCAACTTCGTCGGCCTGGTCAGCGAGCAGTCGATCTACAACCTCCTCACCCGCCAGGTCGAGCTGGAGGTGCTGCCCGCCGCGCAGGCGAACGGCGTCGGCGTGATCGCCTGGTCGCCGCTGCAGGGCGGGCTGCTCGGCGGAGTCGTCCGCAAGCAGAACGAGGGCAAGCGCCGCCTGGAGGGCCGAGCCGCCGAGACGCTCGAGAAGCACCGCGACGCGATCGAGGCGTACGAGGACTTCGCCGCCGAGCTCGGCCACGAGCCCGGCGACATCACGCTGGCCTGGCTGCTGACCCGGCCGGGCGTCACTGGCCCGATCATCGGCCCGCGCACGATGGAGCAGCTGGAGGGCGGCCTCCGCGCGCTCGACGTGACGCTCGACGACGCGGCGCTGCAGCGGTTGGACGAGATCTTCCCCGGGCACCGCACGGCGCCCGAGGACTACGCATGGTGA
- a CDS encoding MurR/RpiR family transcriptional regulator produces MRADVLGAVRQAVPKLSTTEARIAEVILANPERVVELTISELSAICGASEATIARFCQGIGYTGYRQFRLAVAAATSREEAERERFALTQSEIDPGDDAREVVAKIAYQEATAIESTAKSLDVEELDRVVAAIVAAPRIDVYGSGSSGLTAQDLQQKLSRIGLTAFCSPDSHLALASAALQRPGNVAIGISHSGETIETTHALSVAHAAGATTVAITNFPASTLTEVSDHVLTTQARESRFRSGAMVSRIAQLALVDFLFVRVAQQLSDRVTEALRLTYEAVSAQRPARPSAPER; encoded by the coding sequence GTGCGGGCTGATGTGCTCGGCGCGGTCCGCCAGGCCGTGCCGAAGCTGAGCACGACGGAGGCGCGGATCGCCGAGGTGATCCTGGCGAACCCCGAGCGCGTCGTCGAACTGACCATCTCGGAGCTGTCGGCGATCTGCGGCGCCTCCGAGGCCACGATCGCGCGGTTCTGCCAGGGCATCGGCTACACCGGCTACCGCCAGTTCCGGCTGGCCGTGGCGGCGGCGACGAGCCGCGAGGAGGCGGAGCGCGAGCGGTTCGCGCTGACGCAGAGCGAGATCGACCCGGGCGACGACGCGCGCGAGGTCGTCGCCAAGATCGCCTACCAGGAGGCGACCGCCATCGAGAGCACCGCGAAGAGTCTCGACGTCGAGGAGCTGGATCGGGTCGTCGCCGCGATCGTCGCGGCTCCGCGGATCGACGTCTACGGCTCCGGCTCGAGCGGCCTCACCGCCCAGGACCTGCAGCAGAAGCTCTCCCGCATCGGGCTGACCGCCTTCTGCTCTCCCGACTCCCATCTCGCCCTCGCGTCGGCGGCGCTGCAGCGGCCGGGCAACGTCGCGATCGGCATCTCGCACTCGGGCGAGACCATCGAGACCACGCACGCGCTGTCGGTGGCCCATGCCGCAGGCGCGACGACGGTCGCGATCACGAACTTCCCCGCCTCCACGCTGACCGAGGTCAGCGACCACGTGCTCACGACCCAGGCGCGCGAGAGCCGGTTCCGTTCCGGGGCGATGGTGAGCCGGATAGCGCAGCTCGCACTGGTCGACTTCCTCTTCGTGCGCGTCGCGCAGCAGCTCTCCGACCGCGTGACCGAGGCGCTACGGCTCACCTACGAGGCCGTGAGCGCGCAGCGGCCCGCGCGGCCGTCGGCGCCGGAGCGATGA